DNA from Bos indicus isolate NIAB-ARS_2022 breed Sahiwal x Tharparkar chromosome 15, NIAB-ARS_B.indTharparkar_mat_pri_1.0, whole genome shotgun sequence:
CTGGATTTTAAACTAGTAAAGGCTCACTGCTATTTTGAGATTATATATCTCTGAAATCATTACTTAAGAAAAGCTTTTGGTCCAAAAATGCATAACTTTTCAAGTAAATGGGACAACTAGATCTATATATTTCCaaaatttggaaatattaaaataaattatcagtAGAGCCTATAGCCTCCTCCTCTGGATTATAGTCTTTATTCTTCTGATCACCACCAGATACTCAGATGCAGAAGCCAATTCTTATGGTCACGTAATTCCTCATTGTTCTTCCTCAATATCTTTTCCTTTAACATGCTTTGGTTCCCTTAATTGGTTTTCCAAGGGCAAGTGGGCAGATAAGTACTGTTCTTTTTTTACATCCAAACCGTCAAGGAGAAACTATTCCGTTAACTGTCATTTATGGTTTCAAAACCTTTTTATGGAAAGTATTTGAAATACTGGGAACATTGAGTGTCTGTCCTTCCAAACAGCATTTACACTTGTGTAATAACATATTTtcaagcacaaactggaatcaagattgccaggaaaaatatcaataatctcacatatgcagatggcaccacccttatgccagaaagttaagaactaaagagcctcttcatgaaagtgagagaagagcgtgaaaaagctgacttaaagctcaacattcagaaaactaagatcatggcatctggtcccatcattccatggcaaatagatggggaaacaatgcaaacagtgagaaattttatttttgggcggctcaaaatcactgcagatggtgactgcagtcatgaaattaaaagacgcttgtgccttggaagaaaagctattaccaacccagacagcatactaaaaagcagagacattactttgcctacaaaggtccatctagtcaaagctatggtttttccaatagtcacgtatggctgtgagagttggactataaagaaagctgagcaccgaagaactgatgcttttaaactgtggtgttggggaagactcctgagagacccttggactgaaaggagctcaaactagtcaatcctaaaggaaataagtcctgaattttcattggaaggacagatgctgaagctaaaactccaatactgttgccgcctaatgcaaagaactgactcattagaaaagaccctgatgccaggatagattggaggtgggaggagaaagggatgacagaggatgagatcattggatggtaTTTCCAACTCAAaggacgagtttgagtaagctctgggagttggtgatggacagggaagcctgtcttgctgcagtccattggttcttaaagagttggacacaactgagtgactgaactgaatgactgaataagaTATAGCCTCTCTTAGCCAGTGAGTACAAAATGTCTAGGTAACTTATTCGATGATTCAGGTACTAGTTTAGCATTGACTGTCCAATTAAAGTCAGCTAATGGTCAAGCATCATATCTATAGGAAATTTACACTTATATAGGTAAAAAAATTTTCCCAGAAGTCCTTGCTAAGTATCAGCATATAATGGTATTTGGAAAGATCCACTTGAAGAAGGTAATGAGAAAACATCTTCCTCCACAAATATCTTTTATATGCATGGAGTCAGTTTTGAGTCCCATCTATCAAGGAATTGTTTTCACCTCTTCTTTCCTCCATCTGGATCCCTCAAAGGGTGAAAGGGATCTCTGCAGTAGCTGAATAGTATTTCTGGACCTGTGATGCTGGCAGATTCTCTGTGATGCTGACAAGTCCTACCATGCGACCAATGAAAGAGGGATGAAGCCAAAGAGCCTTCAATTTTCAAGGTAAACAAGATGACAAAATCCAATTTTAAATGCCTTCTCGAAAGTGTAGAGTTCTTCAATATGTGGCATTGACAACTCAAATTTTCAGATGCCTCCATGGAGACAAGATATCATTGCTGTGATCTGAGTCTCTGATACATAAAGAAAACTTGGATATTTAACAGTATGTATTAACTAGGGTGTCCAGGAGTTCTTGCCAGAGCAAAAGCCACACAAATTgtaaagcaagagaaaataaGAGGGCTTCTCCCTGAGGGTTATGTACCAGAGCCAGCTCCAAATTATCTCTGTGACAGGAGTTAAATTCAGTCCCCTGGGGGTGATGATCTTGGGTCTGAGATATGCTTAGAAGGAAATATAAATAGACACTTCCAGATTTCCTATTTAGATTTGGGGCAACTCAACTAGTTAAATATCTTCAGGAGCTTAGAAAGTATAGGTAAGTAAACTGAGTAATGTTTAGTTAAAACATGTAGAaaaagatagaaggaaaaaaaagccagCAAACTGCAGAAACAGCTCATTCTTTCCAGAACttaaatatctttcatttctttcaactcTGACCTATGAAATATTAGACATTAATTGTATGTGACCTGCAATTgcagtttctttgtgtgtgtgtgtgtgtgtgtgtgtgttttattaaaTGGGCACTCTGCAAagagcagaaatatatttttttttcttttaaaatctgttgatgtcatttttctttgatatgaagatttgaatgttgtgtttaGAAGATTAAGCTTATAttccaaaagttaaaaacaaGGTTCACTAGTTAAACAAGCTTAGTAATTAACTataatgtatatatgcacatgcaTGTAAATATATGCATAGATTTTTCCATAGAATTTAGTGAATATGTAATGTATGTCAGGTTCTGGACTAGGCAGATTAATAAACTGAAACAGAGATTGTAACTGCCTTCTGTATGTAACAAAGATGTTGCATCAGCGATGGAACAAGAATAAGACTCCATTTCTAAGCCCAAGTGTTCATGACTATGCTGAACGACCTTCACCTTACAAAAGTAAAATGCCAGATTTGGAGTGAAAATTATCAATTGAGACCATATGTCTAGTATAAGAAAATAAGTCTTGGTCTTTCTGGGTACCTTAAACCAGTTGAGTAGCTGTTTAGTGGATCATAAGACTGAAGTCTAGAAAATTAAGCTTCTTCAAAGTAACAATTGTCTTGGTCTTAATGATAATAATTTTGCATGTGCCCTAGTTACATGTTTTGAGGATAAAAATATATCTGAGTTATATATCAACTACCATAAAATACTAGCTACAGAATTTATTCACATttctaaaattgaagtatagttgatttacaatgctgtattattttcaaatggactgtgaagtgattcagttttatatacatatacatatatatttcctattcttttccatcataggttattacaagatgttgagtatagttccctgtcctacacagtaggtctttttggtttatctattttatatatagtattctgTATATGTTATTCCCAAACtactaatttatctctccccactccccctgcccccacccctgcccttcaTTCCCCTTAGGTAATCATAAATTTTCTGAGTCTGTGATTGACTCATATTTTAATTGATGTTTATTTGTAGATATCTTACTAAACTTCAAATTAAGTAACTTGTTTAATAGTCATGTAGTTAGAATATGACTTCACCAGTACTTGAATACAATTCTATGTGGCCCTAGAACTACACTGTTTCCATTAACCACATGCTGTCTGTGTGCACATGTTCAGGCCCAGTCAGATTATGCCATCAGTAATACAGAGTAATACCCTGATCCCCAGACCTACAAATTAATAACTGCAGGTTATAAGACTACAGTTAAAGCAGGTCATGGATGTCCCCAAAGATCACCAGGGCAGTTAGAAGAAAGATaggaaaatttgttttccttccttcccatctTCATTTCAGTGTTTCCTTCAATCACATTCCTCTTCTCTCCCCCATCTCTAATGTCCTGATGAAGCCCAACTCTAAACCCCTACCCTATAATTATACTTCACTCATATACAGGGCTCTGGCATAGATATGTGCCAGACACACTTCAAAATTAACCTTTACTCTCACTCTCTGaaatatataaatctattttaaaagaaatttcaagCAGTTAATTTTGGCTATATGTTAAATGGTGGAATAATtggtttattaaattaaaaagtagatcCACAGACATAAGAATCTCAATTTTAttccagcatttttaaaaaatcacatatcaGTTAAGAAAAGGCCTAATGGGGATGACTATTTGAGTATTTTATCTTCTAAGTTGTAACTCAAGAAACAGGGGTCTGAACATTCTAATCAGTCAGTcacaaagttgctcagtcatgtccgactctttgtgaccccatggattgtagccggctaggctcttctgtccttgggattctccacgcaatggagtgggtagccattcccttctccaggggatcttcccaacccagggattgaaccgaggtctcccacattgcaggtggattctttaccatctgagtcaccagggaagtccaatagttTAAATTGGAACATTCCAGTAGTATAAAGCAATAGGTCAGAATATGCAACACTTAATAAACAATAAACATAGTAAAGCATACTGTTCATTAATTAATATACTGAATTGCAGTAGAATCAAGGAGTGAAGAGGAATCTGTTTCTAAAGCTCACATGCCTTCTcggaaaataagaaatttaactAACTTTGATTTGAGAATAGGGACTAGGGAAGAGTGTAATCcgcttattttatacatgtgtCTATAACTGTACTTGCAGCTATAGgtttatgtgtatacacacacaaacacacacacatactgtgtcTCCCAGCCTGCCTTTTGACTCAGCATCTTCCTTGTTTCTATCGACCCTCCTTTGGAACTAAAGAAAATTTTgatcaatcaataaataagtcaataaacaaatcaaataaatttgatcaataaacaaataagtccttctctttttctgaagaactgtggactcTTGCTTTATAATGTGAAATCATTGTGGTTTGCTGCTGTGGTGatatttagaaatacaaaatatatagtcTAATTTTCAAACAGTGATAGAAGTGagatagaatatatttttttcctttaccaaATGCTAGGCAAGTCCATCTAAGAAGCCAACTCAGTCTGGCATTGTACATAGTTTGAGTTTTCAATGTGCATCCTGCAATTTTAAGAAATGCATTGGAGGATCAGGATCACTCTGATTCACTTGTGTAtcctcagtgcctggcatagGGCTTAGCATCAAGCTGGTGGTTCATTAATGTTGAAGAGGGCATATACCTTGAAACCTATTTTGTCAAACTCtagttccttccctcctccataaGCTGTATACTTCAATTTAACATCTGTCTATTTTACTCAGAGACATGATCAGTGAATATTTTGATAACATGTTTTTGTAACTAGTTTTATTTTGATAGATTGTGTTAGATGGTGTTTTAGTTCAAAGCTTTCAAATTCACTTTGGCTGATTTTAAATCCAGTGGGACCTAGAGCAAGAGTCTAAAagctttggaaatttttttttttccatcttataGGGATAACAACAGCCATGTTATGGATTATCATAAAGGTATTTTCAACAGGTTAAGGTGAAAACTTaataagttaatatatgtaaagtattaTGACACATATTACACTTTTACTAAATATTAACTGATATCTTTTTCAAGATACAAGATTCAGTTATTCCATGGAGGGAATCAAGAGTGCAATTTTAGGCTAGTTAATCTATCTTGCTGTCCTTTCATAataacagatgagaaaagaaatctgATCAGACATCACAGGGACTAAAGTGGTGCACATGAACCTGAGCTCAGCCCTATGGTCTTTCCCTGAAGGTCCTGGGTCTGGAATAAGCAGTCACAGATGGCTCCTTCCTCTTACAATTACACCAGTCCTCAGGATATGTGGTACTTCCTAATTGGAATCCCAGGACTAGAAGATGTGCACACCTGGATCTCCATCCCCATCTGTGTTATGTACATTGTTGCTCTTGTAGGTAACCTCTTCTTGATCTTCCTAACTGTGACCGAGAAGCGTCTCCATGAGCCCATGTATCTCTTCCTTTCCATGTTGGCTTTAGCAGATGTCCTGCTCGCCACGTCCACAGCCCCCAAGATGCTGGCCATCTTCTGGTTCCACTCCACGAATATATCCTTTGGTAGCTGTGTATCCCAGATGTTCTTCATACATTTCATCTTTGTGGCAGAATCTGCTATTCTCCTGGCCATGGCatttgaccgctatgtggccatctgttaTCCACTGAGATACACTGCGATCTTAACCTCCTCAGCCATTGGGAAGATTGGCATAGCAGCTGTGGTCAGGAGCTTTATTGTATGTTTTCCATTCGTCTTTCTGGTACATCGACTTTTATACTGTGGGAGAAACATCATTCCCCATTCCTACTGTGAGCACATGGGCATTGCCAGATTGGCTTGTGACAATATCAATATCAACGTCATTTATGGCTTGACTGTGGCCCTGCTGTCTACAGGACTGGATATAATGCTCATCATTATGTCCTACACAATGATCCTTTGCACAGTGTTTCAGATACCTTCCTGGACTGCGAGATTTAAGGCCCTTAGCACATGTGGTTCCCACATCTGTGTCATACTTATGTTCTATGCTCCAGCATTCTTTTCATTTACTGCCCATCGCTTTGGGGGTAAAACCATTCCTCATCACATCCATATCTTAGTAGCAAACCTCTACGTGGTGGTGCCCCCAATGCTCAACCCCATTATCTATGGAGTAAGGACCAAACAGATTCAGGAccaagtgattttatttttctcccccatCAGCATAtgtcgttaaaaaaaaaaaaaaggctaaatatTGGTTATTTCTGAATAAAACACTCACTGCCTAAAAGTCTGTTTCAGTGAGGAATGGGAATAAATGAAATTCACGAAAACATTAAAATACACCAAAAACTGTTAGGATCTGCCCCAAAATGCCAATGCCAGTGCATTTTTCCTAAAGTtcttaaagagtttaaaaaacaatattttaaattaatgtcaTTTTCAATTCTCCAAGCTAAACATTCTATTATCATGTCTTTTAACTTATTCTTAAGGACACATAAAGATAACAGTGAACAAGAGAAACATATTTTAGGACTCAACCCAGACGGGCTTTTCCTGTATAGATCGGGGGAGTAGGAGTGGTGAGAGGCTGTACACTTTTTATAAACATTCCGCTGAAATTCTGATAAAATAAATTCAGCGGAAATACAAAACATTCCTGCTAAAGTCAGCAAATACTTGGATGAATAGCATGAAGCCACCATATTATAGTTATTTTTGTCTGTACCCACTTCTTAAGCTAAAACATGAGTTCTGAAATCAGATAATTTCTAATTCACTAATATCCTATAAAGTCCACTATAAAAAATAGGTACATGGTATATTTTGAGTCAATTTTTCTACATATTGGGGATTTTAGGCCCAAATCATCAATGAAGATTTCATGGAGGGACTAGAAGATTGGAAAGGTTTATACCcaggacaaaacaaacaaacaaacaaacaaacaaacaaaaaaaaacaaaggcaattaAAGATCAGAATATTTACCCAGAATCTTGTATAAAAAAGGCTTTAAACACACCAAATGTAGTTATCTATAAATTGtgtctgagtgagtgagtgaagtcactcagttgtgtctgactctttgtgaccctgtagactgtagtctaccaggcttctctgtccatgggattctccaggcaagaatactggagtgggttaccatttccttctctaggggatcttcccaacccagggatcgaacccaggtctcccacattggaggcagacacttgtGTCTAGATTTCacctaattctttcttttttattaaacatttttatagtctctgctttttcaagACCTAATATCCTGTCATGAGAATATGAAATTTGACATTACTTGGGGCTTAGCttgtggctcacacagtaaagaatctgcctgcaatgcaggatacctgggttccttccctggatagggaagatcccctggagaagggaatggctactcactccagtattcttgcctggagaagcccatggacagaggagcctggtaggctacagtccatggggtcaaaaagagtcagagaggactaaccaactaacactttcacacttttttcagttttacacttaaataactaaataaaagctTTGAGGCATTCTTTTGAATATTTGCAAAATTTCcagttgtttttcctctttttctgtaaCACACCTATATATAGTAGTCAACATAAGAAATGAAAGGATGTTTCCTTGACCTTTGAAGTCCTAAATTATGATTTGAcatatattatatttgttttaatttcagcaaGGGAGTATATTTTAGGGATGATATTTTAGTATCTTTCTTATTGGtttgataattaaataaatacatcataTAAGGGATttagcatttaatttttaatttggagCATGATAATAACTGTTATGAATATAGACACTAAAAACTCAAGTCACCAAACTGAATCTAGCCCTACTGCCAATAATCTATAGAAAAATGACTTCACAGAAAATGACATTAAATAAAATCTTGACAAGAGTTGCAACAAAGACACTTCTGGTTCAGTGGAAAGCTCTTCAAGGAatgaagggcaggaagagaataaACAGATTCCAGCATGAtgacaaaatatttgtttaagtGGCATAAATCTTAAAACACAAGGTTTCTTACTTGATTACAGCagtggagaaataagaaaatgccaATTTCACATCTAGAATGTATGAAATATgataagaattaagaaaaaacacttgaataaatatttcaatgttAAAGAAACTTTCAGCTTGAGGGTTTGGGTGTTTGTAGATGCTAGAAAAGAATTAGGATATTGTTGTCTGTGCTTCTCTCCTAAATTCATCTCTGAACTGTTGTCTTGGAATGTTTGAAGGGGTCTTTGCTCATTGTGTATTGTTCATTATTAGGTTAATAATTCTCTTGGAaatgatctataaattcaatgtaaTGTAAGCCCAATTAAGTACATATTGAAATACATATTTGATGTTTCTAAGAATAGTCATCTTGGCTAATTGCTCCTGGAAGAGTCCTGACTCATCTTGCCTCCCCTGCCAATCAATTAAGCACATATAAGGAGAGGTAGCAACTATACCCACGGAGAAGACAAAGGgagaccactccagtactcttgcctggaaaaatcctatggacggaggagcctgatgggctgcagtccaaggggtcacacagagtcagacacgtctgaagtgacttagcagcagcagcagcaaatatatcCACAGCCCAGTGGGAAGGAAACAGCAGGAGAGGGATGCATGGATTGATGTGCCTGCTCTCAGTTCCACTTGATATGTGGGACCAGCTGTAGTTAAGCCCAATGTTGTGCTGGTTCTGGTTTGTACCAGTTTGAGGAAGCTGGTTACAAACATATCACATATTGGCTCTGCGTTCAGTGGTACCATGTTTGTTGCTTGAAATTGCTCAGCATGGGAGTATTCAAAGAAGTTGGCAATGGGTACAGGTCAAGGCATTTTTATTCAGAGAAGTGATTGGTAAACATTTACCATCATTCAAGTGGTTAT
Protein-coding regions in this window:
- the LOC109568908 gene encoding olfactory receptor 52Z1P-like, translating into MYIVALVGNLFLIFLTVTEKRLHEPMYLFLSMLALADVLLATSTAPKMLAIFWFHSTNISFGSCVSQMFFIHFIFVAESAILLAMAFDRYVAICYPLRYTAILTSSAIGKIGIAAVVRSFIVCFPFVFLVHRLLYCGRNIIPHSYCEHMGIARLACDNININVIYGLTVALLSTGLDIMLIIMSYTMILCTVFQIPSWTARFKALSTCGSHICVILMFYAPAFFSFTAHRFGGKTIPHHIHILVANLYVVVPPMLNPIIYGVRTKQIQDQVILFFSPISICR